A genomic stretch from Desulfotignum balticum DSM 7044 includes:
- a CDS encoding ParB N-terminal domain-containing protein, which produces MPFFNISDLIWDETIYPRSARKQQTIDAYGEALTAGATFPPITIQPVVNYPAPNTSLSEILLLILDGIHRWSAYKVLGLTEIEAVIWQEQPLDYATCKDDMLLESARRNISHGDRLSQTDKRQVARDIVSRDPNYQLSEEMLAGSLGVTRQTVNNWIKDIRARQKASRDSTIHRLNRLGWTQQKIAQVLDISQARVSGIINNANFCIIDNLITQGREMPYIAGHLNMDLATAWAIKLMGLKDQEKFKALGWGLRTWDQWYFNDCDDRFGTDWPGRIPAQLVAHTLFYFTDPGDLVMDPMSGGGVVPDVCLLFERKCQAFDLAHENTRPGAILAFLNADWRDFESIPAKKESPDHAITLFDFHRLLSETGWQLTHRIECPLSSERLSGTLVQRMQDKRILGTVSRTLLIAKHI; this is translated from the coding sequence ATGCCATTCTTCAACATATCCGATCTCATCTGGGACGAAACCATCTATCCCCGGAGCGCCCGAAAACAGCAGACCATCGATGCCTACGGCGAAGCTTTGACGGCCGGGGCTACATTTCCCCCCATCACCATCCAGCCCGTGGTCAATTATCCGGCCCCCAACACCAGCCTGTCCGAAATCCTCTTGCTGATCCTTGACGGGATCCACCGGTGGAGTGCGTACAAGGTCCTCGGCCTGACGGAAATCGAGGCCGTGATCTGGCAGGAACAGCCCCTGGATTATGCCACCTGCAAAGACGACATGCTCCTGGAATCGGCCCGGCGCAATATCAGCCACGGGGACCGGCTCAGCCAGACGGACAAGCGGCAGGTGGCCAGAGATATTGTTTCCCGCGATCCAAATTATCAGTTGTCCGAGGAAATGCTTGCCGGCAGTCTCGGGGTCACCCGGCAGACCGTCAACAACTGGATCAAAGACATCCGCGCCAGGCAGAAAGCCAGCAGGGACAGTACGATTCACCGTCTGAACCGCCTGGGATGGACCCAGCAGAAAATAGCTCAAGTGTTGGATATCAGCCAGGCCCGTGTCTCAGGAATTATCAATAATGCAAATTTTTGCATTATTGATAATCTGATTACCCAGGGACGTGAAATGCCTTATATAGCAGGGCATTTGAACATGGACCTGGCCACGGCATGGGCGATAAAACTGATGGGCCTCAAAGACCAGGAAAAATTCAAGGCCCTGGGATGGGGGCTTCGCACCTGGGACCAATGGTATTTCAACGACTGCGACGACCGGTTCGGCACGGACTGGCCCGGCCGGATACCGGCCCAGCTGGTGGCCCATACCCTGTTTTATTTCACGGACCCCGGGGACCTGGTGATGGACCCCATGTCCGGCGGCGGGGTGGTCCCGGATGTGTGCCTGCTGTTTGAACGCAAATGCCAGGCCTTTGACCTGGCCCATGAAAACACCCGCCCCGGCGCCATCCTGGCCTTTCTCAATGCAGACTGGCGTGATTTTGAATCCATCCCGGCAAAAAAAGAATCTCCGGATCACGCCATCACCCTGTTTGACTTTCACCGGCTCCTGTCAGAAACGGGATGGCAACTCACCCACCGCATTGAATGTCCCCTTTCGTCTGAACGCCTCAGCGGCACCCTGGTGCAGAGAATGCAGGACAAGCGGATCCTGGGCACCGTCAGCAGAACCCTTTTAATCGCAAAACACATATAA
- a CDS encoding ATP-binding protein — protein sequence MERYITPYIQQDLDQKIILLTGPRQTGKTTLSKMLKPDFDYFNYDHVDDRSSLQERSWDRSKPLIIFDELHKLKNWKSWVKGIYDKEGIPPSILVTGSARLDTYKKVGDSLAGRFFQFRLHPLDLKEIHMFLNPGDLEAALDTLLSVGGFPEPFLNGTTRFYNRWKKSHLDIILKQDLMDIENVQQITQMETLIQLLRHRVGSPLSYSSLARDLQCSDKTVKRWLTILENMYVLFKVPPFHKNIARAIQKAPKFYFYDTGQVLGDPGIKLENAVACAIQKELHFREDCLGEEGRLNYLKNKDGKEIDFCISTNSTPGLLVEVKWNDNNLSPNFETFNAFFPGIKMVQVSKKLDREKTFPNGAEIRRASTWLSQLHLP from the coding sequence ATGGAACGATATATCACACCCTATATTCAACAAGATTTGGATCAAAAAATCATCCTGTTGACCGGGCCGCGCCAAACCGGAAAAACGACGTTGTCAAAAATGCTGAAACCTGATTTTGATTATTTCAATTATGATCATGTTGATGACAGATCCAGCTTGCAGGAAAGATCCTGGGACCGGTCAAAACCCCTGATCATATTTGATGAGCTGCATAAGCTCAAAAACTGGAAGTCATGGGTGAAGGGCATTTATGATAAAGAGGGGATTCCACCGTCTATACTGGTTACAGGCAGCGCCCGGCTGGATACCTATAAGAAAGTGGGGGATTCCCTGGCAGGACGATTTTTCCAGTTCAGACTGCATCCCCTGGATCTGAAAGAGATCCACATGTTTTTAAACCCCGGCGACCTTGAAGCAGCACTGGACACCCTGCTTTCGGTTGGTGGTTTTCCAGAGCCTTTTTTAAATGGCACAACCCGTTTCTATAACCGCTGGAAAAAATCCCATCTGGATATCATTCTTAAGCAAGATCTCATGGATATTGAAAATGTTCAGCAGATCACTCAGATGGAAACGCTGATCCAACTATTGAGACACCGGGTGGGAAGCCCGCTGTCATACAGTTCCCTGGCCCGGGACCTGCAATGTTCCGATAAAACAGTTAAAAGATGGCTCACGATCCTCGAAAACATGTATGTGCTTTTCAAAGTGCCGCCCTTTCATAAAAACATTGCCAGGGCGATTCAAAAAGCACCAAAATTTTACTTTTACGATACCGGGCAGGTTCTGGGAGATCCAGGCATCAAGCTGGAAAACGCTGTGGCATGCGCCATTCAAAAAGAACTGCATTTCCGGGAAGATTGTCTGGGAGAAGAAGGACGGCTCAATTATTTGAAAAACAAGGATGGCAAAGAAATTGATTTCTGTATTTCAACAAACAGCACCCCGGGTTTGTTGGTAGAGGTAAAATGGAACGACAACAACCTGAGCCCGAATTTCGAGACATTTAACGCATTTTTCCCTGGAATTAAAATGGTCCAGGTGTCAAAAAAACTGGACAGGGAAAAAACGTTTCCAAACGGGGCGGAAATCAGGCGTGCTTCCACCTGGTTGTCTCAATTACATCTGCCCTGA
- a CDS encoding TorD/DmsD family molecular chaperone yields the protein MGQISEVQFSAEPETLMALSRLFTYPEQLPDGRDLARIFTQAGPIPACPSLTGLQNRYVSLFINHLPEVPCIPCGSWYLEGTLMGPSTLKLSALYREYGFEAREIPDHIAVELEFLAILSTLVCRASDPENRTRLTADLKFVSGHLAAWTPEFFDRVVSWDEKGFYGALARACQPFF from the coding sequence ATGGGTCAGATATCCGAAGTTCAGTTTTCCGCGGAACCGGAAACCCTCATGGCCCTGTCCCGGCTGTTCACCTACCCGGAACAGTTGCCCGATGGCAGGGATCTGGCCCGGATCTTTACGCAGGCAGGGCCGATCCCTGCCTGCCCCTCCCTGACCGGGCTTCAAAACCGTTACGTGTCTTTGTTCATCAACCACCTGCCGGAGGTGCCCTGCATCCCCTGCGGCTCCTGGTACCTGGAGGGCACCCTCATGGGGCCCTCCACCCTGAAGCTTTCCGCCCTGTACCGGGAATACGGATTTGAGGCCCGGGAAATACCGGATCACATTGCCGTGGAACTGGAGTTTCTGGCGATCCTGTCCACCCTGGTGTGCCGTGCTTCTGATCCGGAAAACAGGACCCGGCTCACCGCGGACCTGAAGTTTGTATCCGGTCATCTGGCCGCCTGGACCCCGGAATTTTTCGATCGGGTCGTCTCATGGGATGAAAAGGGATTCTATGGTGCCCTGGCCCGGGCGTGCCAGCCCTTTTTCTGA
- a CDS encoding 4Fe-4S dicluster domain-containing protein: MRRGMVIDLEKCIGCRSCAVACKQHNAQPAGSWWNRVVTPGSDRHLTASTPENLYFLPIHCQHCNNAPCVKVCPVGATYQTDDGTVLIDFERCIGCRYCMAACPYGVRQFNWESSKDGMQRYEYQNNYTYGYPEPFRLDNRLVYSPVRIKGVVEKCNFCVHYQDQGLDPACVRACPGKARHVGDLDDPDSRVSEMIRQMNGFTLLPEKGTRPNVYYLPPKRKEV; encoded by the coding sequence ATGAGAAGAGGAATGGTCATCGATCTTGAAAAATGTATCGGGTGCCGGTCCTGTGCCGTGGCATGCAAGCAGCACAATGCCCAGCCCGCCGGCAGCTGGTGGAACCGGGTGGTCACCCCGGGCAGCGACCGCCACCTGACCGCATCGACCCCGGAGAATCTGTATTTTCTGCCCATCCACTGCCAGCACTGCAACAACGCCCCCTGCGTCAAGGTGTGTCCGGTGGGGGCCACCTATCAGACCGACGACGGCACCGTGCTCATCGATTTTGAACGGTGCATCGGGTGCCGGTACTGCATGGCGGCCTGCCCTTACGGGGTGCGGCAGTTCAACTGGGAATCTTCCAAAGACGGCATGCAGCGGTATGAATACCAGAACAACTATACCTATGGATATCCGGAACCCTTCCGCCTGGACAACCGCCTGGTGTATTCACCTGTGCGCATCAAGGGGGTGGTGGAAAAATGCAATTTCTGCGTGCATTACCAGGACCAGGGGCTGGATCCGGCCTGTGTCCGGGCCTGTCCGGGAAAGGCCCGGCACGTGGGGGATCTGGATGATCCGGACAGCCGGGTATCTGAAATGATCCGGCAGATGAACGGATTTACCCTGCTGCCGGAAAAAGGCACCCGGCCCAATGTGTATTACCTGCCCCCCAAACGAAAGGAGGTGTGA
- the nrfD gene encoding NrfD/PsrC family molybdoenzyme membrane anchor subunit produces the protein MDTPKKISLTVFGLLMAAGALMWALQLGRGMIVTDMHNAYSWGLYVSALAFFVGNAAGGLVLSSMIYMFGVTSLKPFARIGALCAFANVTAAMLIVLPDLGQPFRVLNLLLHPQIMSPLVWDVIVLNLYAGLSLIYLYLLMLPDLADRTGILKKIALPVKDPAGFSDTWARRLAPFSLVAAVGIHVVTAWIFATQGARGWWHTAVMAPDFVAAALASGTAVVMLVAVLCYGTAEKFQNAFRIMAIFIATAFFIHLFLMYNDFVIHAWYGTDHAKEILAITLQEYGLAHAFEVLAPLLGVVVLLNRHVRKTVSGIIGGCLLMIAGIFVHRILLMPAAFNQIPLTLAPLGSQNTLWPVPIASGRYNPLADTFVTHHSYFPTLVEILIFAGVLSFVCALILVAVHKLPVVKEG, from the coding sequence ATGGATACCCCAAAAAAAATCAGCCTGACGGTTTTCGGCCTGCTCATGGCCGCAGGGGCTTTGATGTGGGCCCTTCAGCTGGGCAGAGGCATGATCGTAACCGACATGCACAATGCCTATTCCTGGGGGCTGTATGTATCTGCCCTGGCGTTTTTTGTGGGCAACGCCGCCGGCGGCCTGGTGCTCAGCTCCATGATCTATATGTTCGGGGTCACCTCCCTCAAGCCTTTTGCCCGGATCGGGGCCCTTTGCGCCTTCGCCAATGTCACGGCGGCCATGCTCATTGTGCTGCCGGATCTGGGGCAGCCCTTCCGGGTTTTGAACCTGCTTTTGCACCCCCAGATCATGTCACCCCTGGTGTGGGATGTGATCGTGCTGAACCTGTATGCCGGCCTGTCTTTGATCTATCTGTATCTGCTCATGCTGCCGGATCTGGCTGACCGCACCGGAATACTGAAAAAAATCGCCCTGCCGGTAAAAGACCCTGCCGGGTTTTCCGATACATGGGCCCGGAGGCTGGCCCCTTTTTCCCTGGTGGCGGCCGTGGGCATCCATGTGGTGACCGCCTGGATTTTTGCCACCCAGGGGGCCAGAGGCTGGTGGCACACCGCGGTGATGGCCCCGGATTTCGTGGCCGCGGCCCTGGCTTCCGGCACGGCCGTGGTGATGCTGGTGGCAGTGCTGTGTTACGGCACGGCTGAAAAATTCCAGAACGCCTTTCGCATCATGGCGATATTTATCGCCACCGCATTTTTCATCCACCTGTTTCTCATGTACAACGATTTTGTGATCCATGCCTGGTACGGCACTGATCATGCCAAAGAGATCCTGGCCATCACCCTGCAGGAATACGGCCTGGCCCACGCCTTTGAGGTACTGGCACCTTTACTGGGAGTGGTGGTGCTGCTCAACCGGCATGTGCGCAAAACCGTTTCCGGCATCATTGGGGGCTGCCTTTTGATGATCGCCGGCATCTTTGTCCACCGGATCCTGCTCATGCCGGCCGCCTTCAACCAGATACCCCTGACCCTGGCGCCTTTGGGAAGCCAGAACACCCTTTGGCCCGTTCCCATTGCCTCGGGCCGGTACAATCCCCTGGCCGACACCTTTGTCACCCATCACAGCTATTTTCCCACCTTGGTGGAGATCCTGATTTTTGCCGGGGTCCTCTCCTTTGTGTGCGCCCTCATCCTGGTGGCCGTTCACAAGCTGCCCGTAGTAAAGGAGGGATAA